The Micromonospora sp. NBC_00421 genome contains a region encoding:
- a CDS encoding DNA recombination protein RmuC has protein sequence MDFSTLAVVVVCLAAGGAVGWYAARSRSATEIARLEATLAVTREGEGRLEQSMRALSYEATAQSQEAVARAVAPLHDTLRRYETRVGELERDRVDAYAELREQVRSMGAVSSELRTETKQLVAALRAPQVRGRWGEHQLRRIVEAAGMLEHCDFSEQVTAATDHQGVRPDLVVRLHGGRTVVVDAKAPFDAYLTAMEARDERGRDAHLDRHAKHLRGHVDALAAKTYWAAFDDTPEFVVLFVPADPFLDVALQRDPTLLEHAFARNVVLATPATLVALLRTVAYSWRQEALARNAVAVHSLARELYGRLSTLGDHVGKLGTSLGGAVTAYNRAVGSLEARVLVSARKLAELGVSDQELAAPAQVELAPRQPQAPELLPVDDRP, from the coding sequence ATGGACTTCTCGACGCTGGCCGTGGTGGTGGTCTGCCTCGCCGCCGGTGGCGCGGTCGGCTGGTACGCCGCCCGGTCCCGGTCGGCCACCGAGATCGCCCGGCTGGAGGCGACCCTCGCCGTCACCCGGGAGGGCGAGGGCCGGCTGGAACAGTCGATGCGGGCGCTGAGCTACGAGGCGACCGCCCAGTCCCAGGAGGCGGTGGCCCGCGCGGTCGCCCCGCTGCACGACACCCTGCGTCGCTACGAGACCCGGGTCGGCGAGCTGGAACGGGACCGGGTCGACGCCTACGCCGAGCTGCGCGAACAGGTCCGCTCGATGGGTGCCGTCTCCAGCGAGCTGCGCACCGAGACCAAGCAGCTGGTCGCCGCGCTGCGGGCCCCGCAGGTACGCGGACGCTGGGGCGAGCACCAGCTCCGCCGGATCGTCGAGGCGGCCGGCATGCTGGAGCACTGCGACTTCAGCGAGCAGGTCACCGCCGCCACCGACCACCAGGGCGTCCGCCCCGACCTGGTGGTCCGGCTGCACGGTGGGCGGACGGTGGTGGTGGACGCCAAGGCCCCCTTCGACGCCTACCTCACGGCGATGGAGGCGCGCGACGAACGCGGCCGGGACGCCCATCTCGACCGGCACGCCAAGCATCTGCGCGGGCACGTCGACGCGCTGGCCGCGAAGACCTACTGGGCGGCGTTCGACGACACCCCGGAGTTCGTGGTGCTGTTCGTGCCGGCCGACCCGTTCCTGGACGTGGCGTTGCAGCGCGACCCGACGCTGCTGGAGCACGCGTTCGCCCGCAACGTGGTGCTGGCCACCCCGGCCACCCTGGTCGCACTGCTCCGTACGGTGGCGTACTCCTGGCGGCAGGAGGCGCTGGCCCGCAACGCGGTGGCGGTGCACTCGCTGGCGCGCGAGCTGTACGGCCGACTGTCCACCCTGGGCGACCACGTCGGCAAGCTCGGCACCTCGCTCGGCGGCGCGGTCACGGCGTACAACCGGGCGGTCGGTTCGCTTGAGGCACGGGTGCTGGTCAGCGCGCGCAAGCTGGCCGAGCTGGGCGTCTCCGACCAGGAGCTGGCCGCACCCGCCCAGGTCGAGCTGGCTCCCCGCCAACCCCAGGCCCCCGAGCTGCTCCCCGTCGACGACCGCCCCTAG
- the ppc gene encoding phosphoenolpyruvate carboxylase — MTDQHDHDGPDAALRADIRRLGTLLGQTLARQEGRPLLDLVEEIRAQVRSDAPAAAQRLGGLDVTTGTRLARAFSTYFHLANITEQVHRARDLRRRRAIQGGWLDQAAKMIAERGVPAEEIAAAARRLAVRPVFTAHPTEAARRSILSKLRAIADELDAETSNAILYGASDEGPANRRLAELLDLMWQTDELRLDRPDPTDEARNAIYYLRDLYAEAAPQVLDDLADTLRTLGVETSPTSRPLTFGTWIGGDRDGNPFVTPAVTREVLRIQHEHGIAATEAAMEHLVNEVSVSRRLRAVSLDLSASLAADLDALPEVAPRFRRVNAEEPYRLKARCVKAKLANTRERLRAGTPHVPGRDYQGSAELVADLELLRASLARNSGQLTAVGRLASTIRTVSAFGLHLATMDVREHAEKHHEVLTQLYTAVGEVADYPALTRLERTKLLADELTGRRPLSALDTPLTEAARKTFDVFGAIREAQDRFGGEVIESYIISMTLGVDDVLAAVVLAREAGLVDVHTGRARIGFVPLLETPAELNAGGEMLDELLSLPAYRALVAARGDVQEVMLGYSDSNKEAGITTSQWSIHRAQRALRDVAARHGVHLRLFHGRGGTVGRGGGPTHEAILAQPYGTLDGAIKVTEQGEVISDKYTLPALARENLELTVAAVLQATLLHTAPRQPAEQLERWDAAMDVVSGSAFRSYRGLVEDPDLPAYFWASTPTELLGALNIGSRPAKRPNTGAGLGGLRAIPWVFGWTQTRQIVPGWFGVGSGLAAAREAGLEDVLTEMNRNWHFFRTFLSNVEMMLTKTDLSIARRYVETLVPEQLHPIFDKIEQEYELTKQEVLAVTSSPALLENSPVLQRTLAVRDTYLEPLHHLQVALLRQYRDSGAAGRAVATAPGGRRAPNDGTALERALLTTVNGIAAGMRNTG, encoded by the coding sequence GTGACCGACCAGCACGATCACGACGGGCCCGACGCCGCCCTGCGGGCCGACATCCGCAGGCTCGGCACCCTGCTCGGTCAGACCCTGGCCCGCCAGGAGGGTCGGCCGCTGCTCGACCTGGTCGAGGAGATCCGCGCCCAGGTCCGCTCCGACGCCCCGGCCGCCGCGCAGCGCCTCGGTGGGCTCGACGTGACCACCGGCACCAGGCTGGCCCGCGCCTTCTCCACCTACTTCCACCTGGCCAACATCACCGAGCAGGTGCACCGCGCCCGGGACCTGCGCCGCCGCCGGGCGATCCAGGGCGGCTGGCTGGACCAGGCCGCCAAGATGATCGCCGAGCGCGGGGTGCCCGCCGAGGAGATCGCCGCCGCCGCCCGCCGTCTCGCGGTACGCCCCGTCTTCACCGCCCACCCCACCGAGGCGGCCCGCCGGTCGATCCTGTCCAAGCTGCGCGCCATCGCCGACGAGTTGGACGCCGAGACCAGCAACGCCATCCTCTACGGCGCCAGCGACGAGGGCCCGGCCAACCGCCGCCTCGCCGAACTGCTCGACCTGATGTGGCAGACCGACGAGCTGCGCCTCGACCGGCCCGATCCGACCGACGAGGCCCGCAACGCCATCTACTACCTGCGCGACCTGTACGCCGAGGCCGCCCCGCAGGTGCTCGACGACCTGGCCGACACGCTGCGCACCCTCGGCGTGGAGACCTCGCCGACGTCCCGCCCGCTGACCTTCGGCACCTGGATCGGCGGCGACCGGGACGGCAACCCGTTCGTCACCCCCGCCGTCACCCGGGAGGTGCTGCGCATCCAGCACGAGCACGGCATCGCGGCCACCGAGGCGGCGATGGAGCACCTGGTCAACGAGGTCTCCGTCTCCCGCCGGCTGCGCGCCGTGTCGTTGGACCTGTCGGCCAGCCTCGCCGCCGACCTCGACGCGCTGCCCGAGGTGGCACCCCGGTTCCGCCGGGTCAACGCCGAGGAGCCCTACCGGCTCAAGGCCCGCTGCGTGAAGGCGAAGCTGGCCAACACCCGGGAGCGGCTGCGCGCCGGCACCCCGCACGTGCCGGGCCGGGACTACCAGGGCTCCGCCGAGCTGGTCGCCGACCTGGAACTGCTGCGCGCCTCGCTGGCCCGCAACTCCGGGCAGCTCACCGCCGTCGGCCGGCTCGCCTCGACCATCCGTACCGTCTCCGCGTTCGGCCTGCACCTGGCCACCATGGACGTCCGGGAGCACGCCGAGAAGCACCACGAGGTGCTCACCCAGCTCTACACGGCGGTGGGCGAGGTCGCGGACTACCCGGCGCTGACCCGGCTGGAGCGCACCAAGCTGCTCGCCGACGAGCTGACCGGCCGCCGGCCACTGTCCGCCCTGGACACCCCGTTGACCGAGGCGGCGCGCAAGACGTTCGACGTGTTCGGGGCGATCCGCGAGGCGCAGGACCGGTTCGGTGGCGAGGTCATCGAGTCGTACATCATCTCGATGACGCTCGGCGTGGACGACGTGCTCGCCGCGGTGGTGCTGGCCCGGGAGGCCGGCCTGGTCGACGTGCACACCGGGCGGGCCCGGATCGGCTTCGTACCGCTGCTGGAGACCCCGGCCGAGCTGAACGCCGGCGGTGAGATGCTCGACGAGCTGCTGTCCCTGCCGGCCTACCGGGCGCTGGTGGCGGCCCGCGGCGACGTGCAGGAGGTGATGCTGGGCTACTCCGACTCCAACAAGGAGGCCGGCATCACCACCAGCCAGTGGTCCATCCACCGGGCGCAGCGGGCGCTGCGGGACGTGGCCGCCCGGCACGGTGTGCACCTGCGGTTGTTCCACGGCCGGGGTGGCACGGTCGGGCGTGGTGGTGGCCCCACCCACGAGGCGATCCTGGCCCAGCCGTACGGCACCCTGGACGGCGCGATCAAGGTGACCGAGCAGGGTGAGGTCATCTCCGACAAGTACACCCTGCCGGCGCTGGCCCGGGAGAACCTGGAGCTGACAGTGGCCGCCGTACTCCAGGCGACGCTGCTGCACACCGCGCCCCGGCAGCCCGCCGAGCAGTTGGAACGCTGGGACGCGGCGATGGACGTGGTCTCCGGGTCGGCCTTCCGGTCGTACCGTGGCCTGGTGGAGGATCCGGACCTGCCGGCGTACTTCTGGGCGTCCACCCCGACCGAGCTGCTGGGCGCGCTGAACATCGGCTCCCGGCCGGCGAAGCGGCCGAACACCGGGGCGGGCCTGGGCGGGCTGCGGGCCATCCCGTGGGTGTTCGGCTGGACGCAGACCCGGCAGATCGTGCCCGGCTGGTTCGGGGTCGGCTCCGGGCTGGCCGCCGCCCGCGAGGCCGGTCTGGAGGACGTGCTGACCGAGATGAACCGCAACTGGCACTTCTTCCGCACGTTCCTGTCGAACGTGGAGATGATGCTGACCAAGACCGACCTCAGCATCGCCCGCCGGTACGTGGAGACCCTGGTCCCGGAGCAGCTGCACCCGATCTTCGACAAGATCGAGCAGGAGTACGAGCTGACCAAGCAGGAGGTGCTGGCGGTCACCTCGTCGCCGGCCCTGCTGGAGAACTCGCCGGTGCTCCAGCGCACCCTCGCGGTGCGCGACACCTACCTGGAGCCGCTGCACCACCTCCAGGTGGCGCTGCTGCGGCAGTACCGCGACTCCGGCGCCGCCGGCCGGGCGGTGGCCACCGCGCCGGGCGGCCGACGCGCCCCCAACGACGGTACGGCCCTGGAGCGCGCCCTGCTCACCACGGTCAACGGCATCGCCGCCGGGATGCGTAACACCGGCTGA
- a CDS encoding S66 family peptidase yields the protein MASPAYPIKPKPGDRVAVVSPSAGLPALFPHVYELGLRRLREEFGLEPVEYPTTRQSRAAPRDRARDLTAAFADPTINAVLATVGGDDLITVTPHLDDAVLRANPKPYFGYSDNTNVLNHLYRLGMVSYHGGSVLVHLGRPGAPHPLTFDSLRAALFTSDWYELTPAPEWGDEPGDWRDPASLTREPVMFPGTGWRWQGPSTVVRGRTWGGCLEILHWLMAADRVPSAAELAGSVLVVETSNELPDAREVFRMLRNMGERGLLGGFPAIVVGRPKAWDFARPLPLADRLAWAAAQRAAVTRALAAYHPDPVVVFDVDLGHTDPQLIIPYGGEIVVDAIERRIMVRY from the coding sequence GTGGCGTCTCCCGCGTACCCCATCAAGCCGAAGCCGGGCGACCGGGTCGCGGTGGTCTCACCCTCCGCCGGTCTGCCGGCACTCTTCCCGCACGTGTACGAGCTGGGCCTGCGCCGGCTCCGCGAGGAGTTCGGCCTGGAGCCGGTGGAGTATCCGACCACCCGGCAGTCCCGGGCCGCCCCCCGGGACCGGGCGCGTGACCTGACCGCCGCCTTCGCCGACCCGACGATCAACGCCGTGCTCGCCACCGTCGGCGGGGACGACCTGATCACCGTCACCCCGCACCTGGACGACGCGGTGCTGCGGGCCAACCCGAAGCCGTACTTCGGCTACTCGGACAACACCAACGTCCTCAACCACCTCTACCGGCTGGGGATGGTGTCCTACCACGGCGGCTCGGTGCTGGTGCACCTCGGCCGACCCGGCGCACCGCACCCGCTGACCTTCGACTCGCTGCGCGCCGCCCTGTTCACCTCCGACTGGTACGAGCTGACCCCCGCGCCGGAGTGGGGTGACGAGCCGGGCGACTGGCGGGATCCCGCCTCGCTGACCCGGGAACCGGTGATGTTCCCCGGCACCGGCTGGCGCTGGCAGGGGCCGTCGACAGTGGTGCGGGGCCGCACCTGGGGTGGCTGCCTGGAGATCCTGCACTGGCTGATGGCCGCCGACCGGGTCCCGTCGGCCGCCGAACTGGCCGGCTCGGTGCTCGTCGTCGAGACCTCCAACGAACTCCCCGACGCCCGGGAGGTGTTCCGGATGCTGCGCAACATGGGGGAGCGGGGGCTGCTCGGCGGGTTCCCGGCGATCGTGGTCGGCCGCCCGAAGGCGTGGGACTTCGCCCGTCCGTTGCCGCTGGCCGACCGGTTGGCCTGGGCCGCCGCCCAGCGGGCCGCCGTCACCCGGGCGCTGGCCGCCTACCACCCGGATCCGGTGGTGGTCTTCGACGTCGACCTGGGTCACACCGACCCGCAGTTGATCATCCCGTACGGCGGGGAGATCGTGGTCGACGCGATCGAACGCCGAATTATGGTGCGCTACTGA
- a CDS encoding FadR/GntR family transcriptional regulator, which yields MNTPKYEQVASAIRDQIHAGKLRPGDQLPTTKGLIETYGVSYGSVRTALLILKAEGLIEGRQGEGVYVRDPGAQ from the coding sequence ATGAACACGCCTAAATACGAGCAGGTGGCGTCAGCCATCCGCGATCAGATCCACGCCGGAAAGCTGAGACCGGGTGATCAGCTACCCACGACCAAGGGCCTCATCGAGACATATGGCGTCTCCTACGGCTCGGTCCGAACCGCCCTGCTCATCCTCAAGGCCGAAGGGCTGATCGAGGGAAGACAGGGCGAGGGCGTCTACGTCCGGGACCCAGGCGCTCAGTAG
- the mfd gene encoding transcription-repair coupling factor: protein MLTGLFAAALADPGLARARDLARSGAAQVDGLDLTAPAALRPFAVAAVAVDEPAGGAGRPVLAVTATSREADDLASALGSLLPPEQVAVFPSWETLPHERLSPRSDTVGRRLAVLRRLAHPESADAHGRTGPLRVVVAPVRSLLQPQLKGLGDLEPVRLAAGEEADLEEIARQLTDMAYARVDLVTKRGEYAVRGGILDVFPPTDEHPSRVEFWGDEVEEIRTFAVADQRTIEGTPMLWAPPCRELLLTPGVRKRAAALAGEHPELAEILDKLAEGIPVEGMESLVPALLGDESLELLVDTMPAGTHVLLCDPERIRTRAHDLVRTSEEFLQASWAAAAVGGQAPVDLGAAAFKSLAEVRATARARRQPWWTLAPFGLVEADAATPARQPWEDAPAEVDVTPDDAIAVSLAAQPAPLYHGETDRVVDDVRRWTGEGWSVALVFEGHGPAQRAVEVLRDAGLGARFTEQVPAAPAPGEVLVSCGCLTAGFVDEASRFVLLTGNDVSGGRGTSTRDMRKMPSRRRNTIDPLELKAGDFVVHEQHGIGRYVELVQRTVNGASREYLVIEYAASKRGQPGDRLFVPTDQLDQLSRYVGGEQPTLHKMGGSDWQKSKARARKAVREIAAQLIQLYAARKASKGHAFAPDSPWQRELEDAFPWQETPDQLAAIEEVKRDMEQTVPMDRLICGDVGYGKTEIAVRAAFKAVQDGKQVAVLVPTTLLVQQHYNTFAERMNQFPVTIRQLSRFQTAKESERTLEMVADGTVDIVIGTHRLLQTATRFKQLGMVVIDEEQRFGVEHKEHLKTLRASVDVLSMSATPIPRTLEMAITGIREMSTIATPPEERHPVLTFVGSYDDRQVAASIHRELLRDGQVFYLHNRVESIDRTARKLRELVPEARVAVAHGQMGEEALEKVMVGFWEKEFDVLVCTTIVESGIDIPNANTLIVERADLLGLAQLHQIRGRVGRGRERAYAYFLYPPEKPLTEHAHERLATIAQHTELGAGMYVAMKDLEIRGAGNLLGGEQSGHIEGVGFDLYVRMVGEAVSAFKGESTEEETDVRIDLPIDAHLPLDYVGVERLRLEMYRKLAEARDDERLREVVAEMTDRYGEPPAPVQNLVAVARFRLLARRYGLTDVSMQGKHLRFGPLPLPDSKQLRLKRYHPDSVYKPATDQVSVPRPSTRRIGGEPLRDQALLEWCAQLLSDVLGEPAALAGARA, encoded by the coding sequence ATGCTCACCGGACTCTTCGCCGCCGCCCTGGCCGATCCAGGGCTGGCCCGGGCGCGTGACCTGGCCCGCTCCGGCGCGGCCCAGGTGGACGGCCTGGACCTGACCGCCCCGGCCGCGCTGCGCCCGTTCGCGGTCGCCGCGGTCGCCGTCGACGAGCCGGCCGGTGGGGCGGGACGACCGGTTCTCGCGGTGACCGCCACCAGCCGGGAGGCCGACGACCTCGCCTCCGCGCTGGGCAGCCTGCTCCCGCCGGAGCAGGTCGCGGTCTTCCCGTCCTGGGAGACGCTGCCGCACGAGCGGCTCTCGCCCCGCTCCGACACGGTCGGCCGACGGCTGGCCGTGCTGCGCCGGCTCGCGCATCCGGAGTCCGCCGACGCACACGGCCGCACCGGCCCGCTGCGGGTCGTGGTGGCACCCGTCCGGTCTCTGCTCCAACCACAGCTCAAGGGGCTCGGCGACCTGGAGCCGGTCCGGCTCGCCGCCGGCGAGGAGGCTGATCTCGAAGAGATCGCCAGGCAGCTGACCGACATGGCGTACGCGCGGGTGGACCTGGTCACCAAGCGCGGCGAGTACGCCGTCCGGGGCGGCATCCTGGACGTCTTCCCGCCCACCGACGAGCACCCGTCGCGGGTCGAGTTCTGGGGCGACGAGGTGGAGGAGATCCGCACCTTCGCCGTCGCCGACCAGCGGACCATCGAGGGCACGCCGATGCTCTGGGCGCCGCCCTGCCGGGAACTGCTGCTCACCCCGGGCGTGCGGAAGCGGGCCGCCGCGCTCGCCGGAGAGCACCCGGAGCTGGCCGAGATCCTCGACAAGCTGGCCGAGGGCATCCCGGTCGAGGGGATGGAGTCGCTGGTCCCGGCGCTGCTCGGCGACGAGAGCCTGGAACTGCTCGTGGACACCATGCCGGCCGGCACCCACGTGCTGCTCTGCGACCCGGAGCGGATCCGCACCCGGGCGCACGACCTGGTGCGTACCTCGGAGGAATTTCTCCAGGCGAGCTGGGCCGCGGCCGCCGTCGGCGGCCAGGCCCCGGTGGACCTCGGCGCCGCCGCCTTCAAGTCCCTGGCCGAGGTACGCGCCACCGCCCGCGCCCGGCGTCAGCCCTGGTGGACGCTCGCCCCGTTCGGGCTGGTCGAGGCGGACGCCGCCACCCCCGCCCGGCAACCCTGGGAGGACGCACCGGCCGAGGTGGACGTCACCCCCGACGACGCGATCGCGGTGAGCCTGGCCGCCCAGCCCGCCCCGCTCTACCACGGCGAGACCGACCGAGTGGTGGACGACGTCAGGCGCTGGACCGGCGAGGGCTGGTCGGTCGCGCTGGTCTTCGAGGGGCACGGCCCCGCCCAGCGGGCCGTCGAGGTGCTCCGCGACGCGGGCCTGGGCGCCCGGTTCACCGAGCAGGTGCCGGCCGCGCCGGCACCCGGCGAGGTGCTGGTCTCCTGCGGCTGCCTGACCGCCGGCTTCGTCGACGAGGCGTCGCGGTTCGTGCTGCTCACCGGCAACGACGTCAGCGGTGGCCGGGGCACCTCCACCCGGGACATGCGCAAGATGCCGAGCCGGCGGCGCAACACCATCGACCCGCTCGAGCTGAAGGCCGGCGACTTCGTCGTGCACGAGCAGCACGGCATCGGCCGGTACGTCGAGCTGGTGCAGCGCACCGTCAACGGCGCGTCCCGGGAGTACCTGGTCATCGAGTACGCGGCGAGCAAGCGCGGCCAGCCCGGTGACCGGCTCTTCGTCCCCACCGACCAGCTCGACCAGCTGTCCCGGTACGTCGGCGGTGAGCAGCCCACCCTGCACAAGATGGGCGGCTCGGACTGGCAGAAGTCCAAGGCCCGCGCCCGCAAGGCGGTCCGCGAGATCGCCGCCCAGCTCATCCAGCTCTACGCCGCCCGGAAGGCGTCCAAGGGGCATGCGTTCGCCCCGGACAGCCCGTGGCAGCGGGAGCTGGAGGACGCCTTCCCCTGGCAGGAGACGCCCGACCAGTTGGCCGCCATCGAGGAGGTCAAGCGGGACATGGAGCAGACCGTCCCGATGGACCGGCTGATCTGCGGCGACGTCGGGTACGGCAAGACCGAGATCGCGGTACGCGCGGCGTTCAAGGCGGTGCAGGACGGCAAGCAGGTGGCCGTGCTGGTGCCGACTACGTTGCTGGTGCAGCAGCACTACAACACGTTCGCCGAGCGGATGAACCAGTTCCCGGTGACCATCCGGCAGCTCTCCCGCTTCCAGACCGCCAAGGAGAGCGAGCGGACGCTGGAGATGGTCGCCGACGGCACCGTCGACATCGTCATCGGCACCCACCGGCTGCTCCAGACGGCCACCCGGTTCAAGCAACTCGGCATGGTGGTCATCGACGAGGAGCAGCGCTTCGGGGTCGAGCACAAGGAACACCTGAAGACGCTGCGCGCCTCGGTCGACGTGCTGAGCATGTCGGCCACCCCGATCCCGCGGACGCTGGAGATGGCGATCACCGGCATCCGGGAGATGTCGACGATCGCCACCCCGCCCGAGGAGCGGCACCCGGTGCTGACCTTCGTCGGGTCGTACGACGACCGGCAGGTGGCCGCGTCCATCCACCGTGAGCTGCTCCGCGACGGGCAGGTCTTCTACCTGCACAACCGGGTCGAGTCGATCGACCGGACCGCCCGGAAGCTGCGCGAGCTGGTGCCCGAGGCGCGGGTGGCGGTGGCGCACGGGCAGATGGGCGAGGAGGCGCTGGAGAAGGTGATGGTCGGCTTCTGGGAGAAGGAGTTCGACGTGCTGGTCTGCACCACCATCGTGGAGTCCGGCATCGACATCCCGAACGCCAACACGTTGATCGTGGAGCGGGCCGACCTGCTCGGCCTGGCCCAGTTGCACCAGATCCGGGGTCGGGTGGGCCGGGGCCGTGAGCGGGCGTACGCGTACTTCCTCTATCCGCCGGAGAAGCCGCTCACCGAGCACGCCCACGAGCGGCTGGCCACCATCGCCCAGCACACCGAGCTGGGCGCGGGCATGTACGTGGCGATGAAGGACCTGGAGATCCGGGGCGCCGGCAACCTGCTCGGCGGTGAGCAGTCCGGGCACATCGAGGGCGTCGGTTTCGACCTGTACGTCCGGATGGTCGGCGAGGCGGTGTCGGCGTTCAAGGGCGAGAGCACCGAGGAGGAGACCGACGTCCGCATCGACCTCCCGATCGACGCGCACCTGCCGCTCGACTACGTCGGGGTGGAACGGCTGCGCCTCGAGATGTACCGCAAGCTCGCCGAGGCGCGCGACGACGAGCGGCTGCGCGAGGTGGTGGCCGAGATGACCGACCGGTACGGCGAGCCGCCCGCCCCGGTGCAGAACCTGGTCGCGGTGGCCCGGTTCCGGCTGCTGGCCCGCCGCTACGGCCTGACCGACGTCAGCATGCAGGGCAAGCACCTGCGGTTCGGGCCGCTGCCGCTGCCCGACTCGAAGCAGTTGCGGCTCAAGCGCTACCACCCGGACTCGGTCTACAAGCCGGCCACCGACCAGGTCAGCGTGCCCCGGCCGAGCACCCGCCGGATCGGCGGCGAGCCGTTGCGGGACCAGGCGCTGCTGGAGTGGTGCGCCCAACTCCTCTCCGACGTCCTCGGCGAGCCGGCCGCACTCGCCGGAGCGCGGGCATGA
- a CDS encoding cyclase family protein, with product MTRQHRAQFDAEITFANGGGLRTEGFRLDIPDPDITDDALATLLVRHLGLLMVAEVRISGKTIIEEAHQGGRGVATATGRRRLVELSHLVTDGMTTLPGWPVPRITDWLTREASRANYAPGVEFHVARIDMIANTGTYLDAPAHRWADGADLAGVPLDRLADLPGVLVRVPAGTRAVDPLLLAPYEVAGRAVLLHTGWDVHFGTDRYPAPDAPYLTGAGAQWLVEAGAALVGIDSINIDDMSPAAAGERPTHSALLAAGIPIVEHLTGLDALPPTGFRFTAAPPRVAGMGTFPVRAFATIDD from the coding sequence ATGACGAGGCAGCACCGGGCGCAGTTCGACGCGGAGATCACCTTCGCCAACGGTGGCGGGTTGCGGACCGAGGGTTTCCGGCTGGACATCCCCGACCCGGACATCACGGACGACGCCCTTGCCACCCTCCTGGTCCGGCACCTCGGGCTGCTCATGGTGGCCGAGGTGCGGATCAGCGGAAAGACGATCATCGAGGAAGCGCACCAGGGCGGCCGGGGCGTGGCCACCGCCACCGGTCGGCGGCGGCTGGTCGAGTTGAGCCACCTGGTCACCGACGGGATGACCACCCTGCCCGGCTGGCCCGTCCCGAGGATCACCGACTGGCTGACCAGGGAGGCGTCCCGGGCGAACTACGCCCCGGGCGTCGAGTTCCACGTCGCCCGGATCGACATGATCGCCAACACCGGCACCTATCTGGACGCCCCCGCCCACCGCTGGGCCGACGGGGCCGACCTGGCCGGCGTGCCGCTGGACCGCCTCGCCGACCTGCCCGGGGTGCTGGTCCGGGTGCCGGCCGGCACCCGCGCGGTGGACCCGCTGCTGCTGGCCCCGTACGAGGTGGCCGGGCGCGCGGTGCTGCTGCACACGGGTTGGGACGTGCACTTCGGCACCGACCGGTACCCGGCCCCCGACGCTCCCTACCTGACCGGGGCCGGCGCGCAGTGGCTGGTCGAGGCGGGTGCCGCCCTGGTCGGCATCGACTCGATCAACATCGACGACATGAGCCCGGCCGCCGCCGGTGAACGGCCGACGCACAGCGCGTTGCTGGCCGCCGGCATCCCGATCGTGGAGCACCTGACCGGCCTGGACGCGCTGCCCCCGACCGGTTTCCGGTTCACCGCCGCCCCGCCCCGGGTGGCCGGCATGGGCACCTTCCCGGTCCGTGCCTTCGCCACGATCGACGATTGA
- a CDS encoding helix-turn-helix domain-containing protein codes for MPEGTGSDPRRKTTPARWRVLGHPDGILVYQGQCMVENHDWSETVTDDRYRVVLGRSGASHYRINGRSVLVDPTSVVITRPGDEQAAAHPYGCGDSFTSLEIDPEVLADRPDGDRWLDRSGWDGHSDASLDLAHRLLVAESLRGLDRFEMAERLHRFLGRLLQHSALAGDDEGAEIDRAVRRRPATMAAHRHLADRAREVLATSDFTLGLAEVARAVGASPHHLSRVFQRVTGSSLTAYRNRLRVRAVLDTLAEPDGPPLGRLASDYGFTDQAHLTRVVREQVGHPPARLRKLLVPKRPAAD; via the coding sequence ATGCCCGAGGGAACCGGCAGCGATCCGCGCCGCAAGACCACGCCCGCCCGCTGGCGGGTGCTCGGCCACCCGGACGGGATCCTCGTCTACCAGGGCCAGTGCATGGTCGAGAACCACGACTGGTCGGAGACCGTCACCGACGACAGGTACAGGGTGGTGCTGGGCCGCTCCGGCGCGTCCCACTACCGGATCAACGGCCGCTCGGTGCTCGTCGACCCCACCTCGGTAGTGATCACCCGGCCCGGTGACGAGCAGGCGGCGGCGCACCCGTACGGCTGCGGTGACTCGTTCACCAGCCTGGAGATCGACCCGGAGGTGCTGGCGGACCGGCCGGACGGGGACCGCTGGCTCGACCGGTCCGGCTGGGACGGCCACTCGGACGCCTCCCTGGACCTGGCGCACCGGTTGCTGGTGGCGGAGTCCCTGCGCGGGCTGGACCGGTTCGAGATGGCCGAGCGGCTGCACCGGTTCCTCGGCCGCTTGCTCCAGCACAGCGCCCTGGCCGGGGACGACGAAGGGGCCGAGATCGACCGCGCGGTACGGCGGCGACCGGCGACCATGGCCGCTCACCGGCACCTCGCCGACCGGGCCCGCGAGGTGCTGGCCACCTCGGACTTCACCCTGGGCCTGGCCGAGGTCGCCCGTGCGGTGGGTGCCTCGCCGCACCACCTCAGCCGGGTCTTCCAGCGGGTCACCGGCAGCAGCCTCACCGCCTACCGGAACCGACTCCGGGTCCGGGCGGTGCTGGACACCCTCGCCGAGCCGGATGGTCCGCCGCTGGGCCGGCTGGCCAGCGACTACGGCTTCACCGACCAGGCGCACCTGACCCGGGTGGTCCGGGAGCAGGTCGGCCATCCGCCGGCCAGACTGCGCAAGCTGCTCGTCCCGAAGCGACCGGCCGCCGACTGA